One segment of Tamlana crocina DNA contains the following:
- a CDS encoding ABC transporter ATP-binding protein gives MSKTKESIFDYQLFKRLFEYIKPYKGIFIGLIVLVVLLAIFSSATPYITKDAIDDSITDKDTENFLFYIVLMLGVLVLQTVFQLLFIYYAAWLGQNLVMDVRVKLFDHLLKFKMKYYDNSSVGVLITRAVTDMERIADIFGQGLFMIVRDLLTMAVVFAVMVYINVKLSLIVFAMLPILLYATRVFQKYMKKAFEEVRTEVSNLNSFVQERLTGMKILQLFTREAVEYEKFKAINERHKKGWLKTVWYNSIFFPIADLASSVTIGLVAWYGGLNVVFDGTNVSQGDLVAFIMFVPMLFRPLRQIADKFNTLQMGMVAATRVFKVLDTSSQIDDHGLIEADGFKGEIKFNNVYFSYVEDEDVLKGISFNVNVGETVAIVGATGAGKSTIINLLNRFYEIKGGTISIDGVDIKEVTLASLRTQIAVVLQDVFLFADTIMSNITLNHPEISEEQVYQAAKDIGIHDFIMSLPNGYHYNVKERGAMLSSGQRQLISFLRAYVTNPSILVLDEATSSVDSYSEQLIQNATDKITKGRTSIVIAHRLATVKKADNIIVMDSGEIVEQGTHNELLSKENGYYKNLYEVQFLQEEAV, from the coding sequence ATGAGTAAGACAAAGGAAAGTATTTTTGATTACCAACTGTTCAAACGCCTTTTTGAATACATAAAACCGTATAAAGGTATTTTTATAGGGCTTATCGTTTTGGTGGTGCTTTTGGCCATTTTTAGTTCGGCCACGCCATACATTACCAAAGATGCCATTGATGATAGTATTACCGATAAAGACACCGAAAACTTTTTATTTTACATCGTGTTGATGTTGGGTGTTTTAGTGTTGCAAACCGTATTCCAATTGCTGTTTATTTATTACGCGGCTTGGTTGGGGCAGAATTTGGTGATGGACGTTCGCGTAAAGCTTTTCGACCACCTGTTGAAATTTAAAATGAAATACTACGATAATTCTTCAGTGGGCGTGCTCATTACCCGAGCCGTGACCGATATGGAACGTATCGCCGATATTTTCGGGCAAGGCCTGTTTATGATCGTGCGCGATTTGCTTACCATGGCAGTGGTTTTTGCGGTAATGGTTTACATCAATGTGAAGCTTTCACTTATCGTTTTTGCCATGTTGCCCATTTTACTTTACGCGACGCGGGTATTCCAAAAATACATGAAAAAAGCTTTCGAGGAAGTGCGTACCGAAGTGTCCAACTTAAATTCTTTTGTGCAGGAGCGTTTAACTGGAATGAAAATTTTGCAGTTGTTCACCCGAGAAGCCGTTGAATACGAAAAATTCAAAGCCATAAACGAACGCCATAAAAAAGGTTGGCTAAAAACGGTTTGGTACAATTCCATATTTTTCCCGATAGCCGATTTGGCTTCGTCGGTAACCATTGGTTTGGTGGCTTGGTACGGCGGACTCAATGTGGTTTTTGATGGTACTAATGTATCCCAAGGTGATTTGGTGGCATTCATCATGTTCGTACCTATGTTGTTTAGGCCATTGCGCCAAATAGCCGATAAGTTCAATACTCTGCAAATGGGTATGGTGGCCGCTACGCGTGTGTTTAAGGTACTCGATACCTCTTCGCAAATTGATGACCATGGTCTTATTGAAGCCGATGGGTTTAAAGGTGAAATAAAATTTAACAATGTCTATTTCAGTTATGTTGAGGATGAAGACGTATTGAAGGGTATTTCATTTAATGTAAATGTGGGTGAAACTGTGGCCATTGTTGGGGCTACTGGGGCTGGAAAATCGACCATCATCAATTTATTGAACCGCTTTTACGAAATAAAAGGAGGTACCATTTCCATTGATGGAGTTGATATAAAGGAGGTAACATTGGCGTCGTTACGGACCCAAATTGCCGTGGTACTACAGGATGTGTTCTTGTTTGCCGATACTATTATGAGCAACATTACTCTTAACCATCCTGAGATTTCTGAAGAGCAGGTGTACCAAGCTGCAAAAGATATAGGTATCCATGATTTCATCATGAGCTTGCCCAACGGTTACCACTACAACGTTAAGGAGCGTGGGGCAATGTTGTCCTCTGGGCAACGCCAGCTTATTTCTTTCTTGAGGGCTTATGTGACCAACCCCAGTATTTTGGTGCTGGACGAAGCGACGAGTTCGGTCGATTCGTATTCCGAGCAACTTATTCAAAATGCTACCGATAAAATCACCAAAGGCCGTACCTCAATAGTGATTGCCCACAGATTGGCAACCGTGAAAAAGGCCGATAATATTATTGTAATGGATTCGGGAGAAATTGTGGAACAAGGCACACACAATGAATTGTTGAGCAAAGAAAACGGTTATTACAAAAACCTTTACGAAGTGCAGTTTTTACAGGAAGAGGCGGTTTAA
- the truA gene encoding tRNA pseudouridine(38-40) synthase TruA, translated as MRYFLELSYNGTAYHGWQNQPNAISVQEVIEKGLSTLLGEDMVIVGAGRTDAGVHASQMFAHFDTEKKINETDLVYKLNSFLPKDIAIHDVFKVKPEAHTRFDALSRTYLYRITLSKNVFNFDSAYYVKQPLNVEKMNEASKILLHYKDFQCFSKSKTDVKTYYCDVEQADWFFKDGELHFVVKANRFLRNMVRAIVGTMVNIGLGKIEVDDLHQIIQSKNRSEAGFSVPAHALYLTKIEYPEDIKL; from the coding sequence TTGAGGTATTTTTTAGAACTTTCGTATAACGGAACAGCCTATCACGGTTGGCAAAATCAGCCAAATGCCATTTCGGTGCAAGAAGTTATAGAAAAAGGGTTGTCGACATTATTGGGGGAGGATATGGTTATTGTTGGCGCCGGACGTACCGATGCCGGTGTGCATGCCAGCCAAATGTTCGCGCATTTCGATACGGAAAAGAAAATAAACGAGACTGATTTAGTTTATAAACTCAATTCCTTTTTGCCAAAAGATATCGCTATTCACGATGTTTTTAAAGTGAAGCCAGAAGCACATACGCGTTTTGATGCCTTGAGTCGTACGTATTTGTACCGAATCACATTGAGTAAAAATGTGTTTAATTTCGATTCGGCCTATTATGTGAAACAGCCTTTAAACGTTGAAAAAATGAACGAAGCATCAAAAATCTTGTTGCACTATAAAGATTTTCAATGCTTTTCAAAAAGTAAAACCGATGTAAAAACGTATTATTGTGATGTGGAGCAGGCCGATTGGTTTTTTAAGGATGGCGAGCTGCATTTTGTGGTGAAAGCCAACCGGTTTTTAAGAAACATGGTACGGGCTATTGTGGGCACTATGGTAAACATTGGTTTAGGCAAGATTGAGGTGGACGATTTGCATCAAATCATCCAATCGAAAAATAGGAGCGAAGCCGGGTTTTCGGTGCCAGCGCATGCACTGTATTTAACAAAAATTGAATATCCGGAGGATATAAAATTATAG
- a CDS encoding metallophosphoesterase family protein, whose translation MTKILLLSDTHGYIDNDILRYVKQADEVWHAGDIGDLKVTDAIKALKPLKAVYGNIDDAKMRGEFPEHNRFLCEDVDVWVTHIGGYPPKYNARVYSEIKQNPPRIFICGHSHILKVMPDKKLNLIHMNPGAVGKHGFHKVRTMLRFTIDGKKIENLEVIEFDKR comes from the coding sequence ATGACAAAAATATTACTGCTTTCTGATACCCACGGATATATTGACAACGACATTTTAAGATATGTTAAGCAAGCCGATGAAGTTTGGCACGCCGGAGATATTGGCGATTTAAAGGTGACCGATGCCATAAAAGCATTGAAACCATTAAAAGCGGTTTATGGTAATATTGATGATGCCAAAATGAGAGGTGAATTTCCTGAGCATAATCGGTTTTTGTGTGAAGATGTTGATGTTTGGGTGACTCATATTGGTGGCTATCCGCCAAAATACAATGCTCGTGTTTACAGTGAAATCAAACAAAATCCGCCACGGATTTTTATTTGTGGGCATTCGCATATTTTAAAGGTAATGCCGGATAAAAAATTGAACTTAATCCACATGAACCCTGGTGCCGTTGGCAAACATGGCTTCCACAAAGTGCGTACCATGCTGCGTTTTACTATTGACGGGAAAAAGATTGAGAATTTAGAAGTTATTGAGTTTGATAAACGGTAA
- a CDS encoding DUF4293 domain-containing protein gives MLQRIQTVYLLIAAGISGGLIFVFELWQTDDAEKIFAAHVPIVLVGFLLSVLLSLVGIMSYKNRKSQFILGRLNIILNFILLGFFVYRSLNLSGETAVSEKGIGMLLPIVSIVFLALANKAIKKDEDLVKSVDRLR, from the coding sequence ATGCTACAGCGTATCCAAACCGTTTATCTTTTAATAGCTGCCGGAATTTCCGGAGGCTTGATTTTCGTATTTGAATTGTGGCAAACCGACGATGCCGAAAAAATATTTGCAGCCCATGTGCCTATTGTTTTAGTTGGGTTTTTATTATCGGTTTTGTTATCGTTGGTTGGTATAATGAGTTATAAAAATAGGAAGTCTCAGTTTATTTTGGGGCGACTTAACATCATATTAAACTTTATTTTACTAGGATTTTTCGTGTACCGATCGCTAAATTTATCTGGAGAAACGGCGGTTTCTGAGAAAGGTATTGGGATGCTTCTCCCTATTGTTTCTATCGTGTTTTTGGCCTTGGCCAATAAAGCCATCAAGAAGGATGAAGATCTTGTAAAATCTGTTGATCGATTGCGTTAA